Proteins from a genomic interval of Prevotella sp. E13-27:
- a CDS encoding leucine-rich repeat domain-containing protein yields MKKQFLLMLLMMLPMVASAHDIEVKNADGVTIYYIYVNDGTELEVTYRGAYYSSYSNEYSGNVVIPEEVTFMNRTRRVTSIGGSAFYDCSGLTSVTIPNSVTSIDGSTFSGCSGLTSVTIPNSVTSIGIWAFSNCTGLTSVTIPNSVTSIGKEAFSGCSGLTSVTIGNSVTSIGSAAFYNCSNLKKVIVSDIAAWCGISFSGYESNPLYYAHNLYSDENTKITDLIIPNSVTSIGNEAFYLCSGLTSVTIGNSVTSIGKEAFSYCSNLKKVIVSNIAAWCGISFGDYNSNPLTYAHHLYSDENTKITDLIIPNSVTSIGKYAFHGCSGLTSVTIPNSVTSIGNDAFYGCSGLTSVTIPNSVTSIGGSAFNGCSGLTSVTIPNNVTSIDGSTFSGCSGLTSITIPNSVTSIGVRAFYDCSGLTSITIPNSVTSIGYQAFYECSGLTSVTIGNSVTSIGKGAFDGVDIPTVISLIENPFYIEGKSSSSRTFSKNTFNNATLYVPKGTIDKYKATDGWKDFVFIEEGIINGMANIPANAVLIQGEGGTVNVHGCNDGEQVSVYSINGTKAGSAVSENGSATINTALQPGNVAIVKIGEKSVKIIMK; encoded by the coding sequence ATGAAAAAACAATTTCTATTAATGTTATTGATGATGCTACCAATGGTGGCAAGTGCACATGACATTGAAGTTAAAAATGCTGACGGTGTTACCATTTATTACATTTATGTGAATGATGGCACGGAATTGGAAGTCACCTATCGTGGTGCTTATTATAGTAGTTATTCCAATGAATATTCTGGAAATGTAGTTATACCAGAAGAAGTAACATTCATGAATCGGACACGAAGGGTGACGAGCATTGGAGGTTCTGCGTTCTATGACTGTAGTGGATTAACTTCTGTCACTATTCCTAATAGTGTGACGAGCATAGATGGATCTACGTTCTCTGGCTGTAGTGGATTAACTTCTGTCACTATTCCAAATAGTGTGACGAGCATTGGAATTTGGGCGTTCAGCAATTGCACTGGCTTAACTTCTGTCACTATTCCTAATAGTGTGACGAGCATTGGAAAGGAAGCGTTTTCTGGCTGTAGTGGATTAACTTCTGTCACTATTGGAAATAGTGTGACGAGCATTGGAAGTGCTGCGTTTTATAATTGCTCAAATCTAAAAAAAGTGATTGTTTCTGACATTGCTGCATGGTGTGGAATATCCTTTAGTGGTTACGAATCCAATCCGTTATATTATGCCCATAATCTTTATAGCGATGAAAATACGAAAATAACAGACTTAATAATTCCTAATAGTGTGACGAGCATTGGAAATGAAGCGTTCTATCTCTGTAGTGGATTAACTTCTGTCACTATTGGAAATAGTGTGACGAGCATTGGAAAGGAAGCGTTTTCTTATTGCTCAAATCTAAAAAAAGTGATTGTTTCTAACATTGCTGCATGGTGTGGAATATCCTTTGGTGATTACAATTCCAATCCGTTAACTTATGCCCATCATCTTTATAGCGATGAAAATACGAAAATAACTGACTTAATAATTCCCAACAGTGTGACGAGCATTGGAAAATATGCGTTCCATGGCTGTAGTGGATTAACTTCTGTCACTATTCCTAATAGTGTGACGAGCATTGGAAATGATGCGTTCTATGGCTGTAGTGGATTAACTTCTGTCACTATTCCGAATAGCGTGACGAGCATTGGAGGTTCTGCGTTCAATGGCTGTAGTGGATTAACTTCTGTCACTATTCCCAATAATGTGACGAGCATAGATGGATCTACGTTCTCTGGCTGTAGTGGATTAACTTCTATCACTATTCCGAATAGCGTGACGAGCATTGGAGTTCGGGCGTTCTATGACTGTAGTGGATTAACTTCTATCACTATTCCTAATAGTGTAACGAGCATTGGATATCAGGCGTTCTATGAATGTAGTGGATTAACTTCTGTCACTATTGGAAATAGCGTGACGAGCATTGGAAAAGGGGCTTTCGATGGCGTAGATATTCCAACTGTAATTTCTCTTATAGAAAATCCATTTTATATAGAGGGTAAATCTTCGAGCTCAAGGACTTTTTCCAAAAACACCTTTAATAACGCTACATTATATGTACCTAAGGGTACTATCGACAAGTACAAGGCAACAGACGGATGGAAAGACTTTGTGTTTATTGAAGAAGGCATCATCAATGGTATGGCTAACATCCCAGCCAATGCCGTGCTGATACAGGGCGAGGGAGGCACTGTCAACGTGCATGGCTGCAACGATGGCGAGCAAGTCAGCGTATATAGCATCAATGGCACCAAGGCAGGCTCTGCCGTCAGTGAGAATGGCTCTGCAACCATCAACACCGCCCTGCAACCTGGCAACGTGGCAATCGTAAAAATTGGTGAGAAGAGTGTGAAGATAATAATGAAATAA
- a CDS encoding Abi family protein, translated as MKYEEFEGLFSAKRMKKYLQACGGDTRRAMTLYRYNLKLSQEMFTIISCFEVVLRNRIDVQMVDHLGTDWLRDAILPNGALYYDRRVENTRKIIEKAYNGLMREGNYSHSKLLSEMEFGVWKYMFSNATYALMGQILLRIFPNKPKSTRQCRYDNTYIFQELDYINKLRNRIAHHEPICFARPNPVIDTNYVINQYARMMRLFNWMNVDGPSLVYGLDHIAQVSGKVMCI; from the coding sequence ATGAAATACGAGGAATTTGAAGGACTCTTCTCTGCCAAAAGAATGAAGAAATACCTGCAGGCTTGTGGAGGTGACACCCGCAGGGCAATGACACTATATCGATATAACCTGAAATTGTCACAGGAGATGTTTACAATAATAAGTTGTTTCGAGGTAGTGCTACGTAATCGTATAGACGTGCAAATGGTAGATCATCTCGGTACTGACTGGCTGCGAGATGCCATTCTTCCCAATGGTGCACTATATTACGATCGCCGTGTGGAAAACACACGGAAGATTATAGAAAAAGCTTACAACGGATTGATGCGTGAAGGGAATTACTCACATTCAAAGTTACTGTCGGAGATGGAATTTGGTGTTTGGAAGTACATGTTCTCTAATGCTACCTACGCATTAATGGGTCAGATACTTCTTCGTATATTTCCAAATAAGCCTAAGTCAACGCGTCAGTGTAGATACGACAACACATATATCTTTCAGGAATTGGACTATATCAATAAGCTACGCAATAGAATAGCGCACCATGAACCAATATGCTTTGCCCGTCCCAACCCAGTAATCGACACGAATTACGTAATCAACCAATATGCACGCATGATGCGGCTTTTCAATTGGATGAATGTTGATGGACCATCGTTAGTCTACGGTTTAGATCATATAGCCCAAGTAAGCGGAAAAGTGATGTGCATATAA
- a CDS encoding protein-disulfide reductase DsbD family protein, with translation MKKIFFIALSCLLALVAQAQMLDPVSFSSELIVGDNGEAEIVFTGKIDSGWHVYSTNLGSDGPVSATFNVVTMDGAETVDSLVARGDEITQFDSMFGKELRYFENSATFVQKIRILRPDYIIDCYLEYGACSDEACLPPSTCELKKSGSETSSVGQGREPSSAENGDASLWLIFFEGALGGLLALFTPCVWPIIPMTVSFFLKRNKNRRKAVREAMLYGLSIVVIYVALGLAVTLLFGASALNAMATNAVFNIFFCLLLVAFAASFLGAFELTLPSSWSNKIDQKSEATTGLLSIFLMAFTLSLVSFSCTGPIIGFLLVAVSAQGSILSPAVGMLGFAIALAVPFTLFALFPSLLKAAPKSGSWMNAIKVTLGFIELAFALKFFSVADLAYGWHLLDREVFIALWIVIFGCLGFYLLGWLKLPHDDDNRHISVPRLFVAMASLAFTVYMIPGLWGAPLKAISAFTPPMSTQDFRLQSSSVVTEAQYRDYDLGMEAARQQGKPVLLDFTGYGCVNCRKMEAAVWTNPRVAEIIKNRYVLISLYVDDKTSLPEPIEITENGQKRTLRTIGDKWSYLQRSKFGANAQPFYVLLDSDGHQLASPRSYDEDVDAYVEFLNEGLRNK, from the coding sequence TTGAAAAAGATATTTTTTATAGCGCTCTCTTGCCTACTGGCTCTTGTGGCTCAGGCACAGATGCTCGACCCTGTCAGTTTCAGCTCGGAACTGATAGTTGGCGACAATGGAGAAGCAGAGATTGTGTTCACTGGTAAGATAGACAGCGGATGGCATGTCTATTCCACAAATCTCGGTAGTGATGGTCCTGTGTCAGCAACATTCAATGTTGTTACAATGGACGGAGCAGAGACCGTTGACTCACTTGTAGCCCGTGGCGACGAGATAACGCAGTTCGACAGCATGTTTGGCAAGGAGCTGCGCTACTTCGAGAACAGTGCCACCTTTGTTCAGAAGATACGCATCTTGCGTCCTGACTACATCATTGACTGCTATCTTGAGTATGGGGCATGCAGCGATGAGGCTTGTCTGCCACCATCGACATGCGAACTGAAGAAGAGTGGCTCCGAGACATCTTCAGTAGGGCAGGGAAGAGAACCTTCTTCTGCGGAGAATGGTGATGCCTCTCTCTGGCTAATCTTTTTTGAGGGTGCCTTAGGCGGACTACTTGCTCTGTTCACTCCTTGTGTGTGGCCAATAATTCCTATGACCGTCTCGTTTTTCCTTAAACGTAACAAGAATCGCAGAAAGGCAGTACGTGAAGCCATGCTCTACGGACTGAGCATCGTTGTTATATATGTTGCTCTCGGTCTTGCAGTCACGCTGCTCTTTGGAGCCAGCGCCCTCAATGCTATGGCCACCAACGCCGTGTTCAACATCTTCTTCTGTCTGCTCCTTGTCGCTTTTGCGGCATCGTTCTTGGGCGCTTTCGAGCTCACACTTCCCTCATCGTGGTCTAACAAGATTGACCAGAAGTCGGAGGCAACTACAGGACTGCTCTCCATCTTCCTAATGGCTTTCACCCTGTCGCTCGTCTCATTCTCGTGTACAGGTCCCATCATCGGGTTCTTGCTCGTGGCAGTATCTGCCCAAGGCAGCATACTCTCGCCAGCAGTGGGCATGCTTGGCTTCGCCATAGCGCTGGCTGTTCCGTTCACTCTCTTTGCCCTCTTCCCCTCGCTGCTCAAGGCTGCGCCGAAGTCTGGCAGTTGGATGAACGCAATAAAGGTTACCCTTGGCTTCATAGAGCTTGCCTTCGCGTTGAAGTTCTTCTCTGTTGCTGACCTTGCCTACGGATGGCATCTTCTCGACCGCGAGGTGTTCATTGCACTGTGGATAGTAATCTTCGGCTGTCTTGGCTTCTATCTCCTTGGCTGGCTGAAACTGCCTCACGATGATGACAATCGTCATATCTCCGTGCCCCGACTCTTCGTTGCTATGGCTTCACTCGCCTTCACCGTCTATATGATACCTGGCCTTTGGGGAGCACCATTGAAAGCCATCTCAGCCTTCACCCCTCCCATGAGCACTCAGGACTTCCGTCTGCAGTCATCATCTGTTGTAACTGAAGCCCAGTATCGTGACTACGACCTCGGCATGGAGGCTGCTCGTCAGCAGGGCAAGCCTGTGCTGCTCGACTTCACAGGCTATGGTTGCGTGAACTGTCGCAAGATGGAGGCTGCCGTGTGGACCAATCCTCGTGTGGCTGAGATAATCAAGAACCGCTATGTTCTCATCTCCCTTTATGTTGATGATAAAACGTCGCTTCCCGAACCAATTGAGATAACTGAGAATGGCCAGAAGCGTACTCTTCGCACCATTGGCGACAAGTGGAGCTATCTGCAGCGTTCCAAGTTCGGTGCCAATGCCCAGCCTTTCTATGTTCTTCTTGACAGCGACGGACATCAGCTTGCTTCTCCCCGTTCCTATGATGAAGATGTTGATGCCTATGTAGAATTCCTCAATGAGGGGCTCAGAAATAAGTAG
- the dnaE gene encoding DNA polymerase III subunit alpha has translation MEDFIHLHVHTYYSILDGQSKIKSLVEKAIGDGMRGMAITDHGDMFGIKEFHDIVMGVNKGRKKEGLEPFKPIFGCEMYVARYGPKEQKNGKQDQSGYHLIVLAKNYTGYKNLIKIVSNSWVDGYYMRPRTDRADLERYHEGLIVCSACIAGEVPKKILNGDIAGAREAIEWYHNIFGDDYYLELQRHEVKDPSIRANRETFPLQQQANKVLIELAHEYGIKLICTNDVHFVDQENAEAHDHLLCLSTGKDLDDPTRMLYSKQEWFKTKAEMNDIFSDVPEALSNTLEILDKVEIYSLDHDPIMPFFPIPESFGTEEEWRKKFTEADLYKEFTTDENGENQLSPEEGEKKIKKLGGYDKIYRIKFEADYLAKLAYEGARHRYGEELPKEVDDRVRFELHIMKTMGFPGYFLIVQDFINSARDELGVMVGPGRGSAAGSVVAYCLGITKIDPLKYDLLFERFLNPDRISLPDIDTDFDDDGRGRVLKWVMDKYGHENCAHIITYASMATKNSIKDVARVEKLPLAQSNALCKAIPDRLPDGLKMNLANAIKCTPELKDAEASSDPVLANTIKYAKMLEGTVRGTGIHACGFIICRDPISDWVPVSTADDPDFKDTKTNCTQYDGHVIESTGLIKMDFLGLKTLSELKEACANIKITRGIDVDLDTIPIDDPKTYELYQQGRTVGTFQFESAGMQKYLRELHPTVFEDLIAMNALYRPGPMDYIPSFIARKNGREEIKYDIPCMEKYLKDTYGITVYQEQVMLLSRQLADFTRGESDALRKAMGKKKKDIVDAMKPKFIEGGKKNGHDPKVLDKIWADWEKFASYAFNKSHAACYSWVAYQTAYLKANYPAEYMAAIMTRRRDQITEITKLMDECKQMGIATLGPDVNESYLKFGVNHKGEIRFGLAAIKGMGDSVAEAIIKERDANGPFTSIFNFAERVSQSVNRKAYESLALSGGFDSFGIRREAFFVEDSKGQTFLDSLVRYGLLYIQAKNEAQNSLFGGFDSIEIATPPIPKTDERWSDIERLNKERDLVGIYLSAHPLDEYKIVLDNLCNAKCTDLADRCASLTDHDDVTLGGIVTGIQQRFGKNNKPWGIVTLEDFDGSGELVLFGDDWLNLNGKFIEGAAVYITGKMASRFAYSDQKELKVSNVELLQTVKEKAIDRITISLNTDLLDDKIVTELSELIDEHKGKTKLFFQLRDSSGKHHVLLRSQTKMVDVRHSLIDFVERTEALDYKIN, from the coding sequence ATGGAAGATTTCATTCACCTTCATGTACATACATATTATTCTATCCTTGACGGACAGTCGAAGATAAAGAGCCTTGTCGAGAAAGCCATTGGCGACGGCATGCGAGGCATGGCGATCACTGACCATGGTGACATGTTCGGAATTAAGGAGTTTCACGACATAGTCATGGGCGTGAACAAAGGGCGCAAGAAAGAAGGTCTTGAGCCATTCAAGCCCATTTTCGGTTGTGAGATGTATGTGGCACGCTATGGTCCCAAGGAACAGAAGAACGGCAAGCAGGACCAGAGCGGCTATCACCTCATAGTGCTTGCAAAAAACTATACTGGCTACAAGAACCTCATCAAGATTGTCAGTAACTCGTGGGTTGATGGATACTATATGCGCCCGCGTACTGACCGTGCTGACCTTGAGCGCTATCACGAAGGCCTCATCGTCTGCTCTGCCTGTATTGCCGGTGAGGTGCCCAAGAAAATCCTTAATGGCGACATCGCTGGTGCACGTGAGGCCATAGAGTGGTATCACAATATCTTTGGTGATGACTACTATCTGGAGCTTCAGCGCCATGAGGTTAAAGACCCCTCTATACGTGCTAATCGTGAGACCTTCCCCTTGCAGCAACAGGCAAACAAAGTGCTTATTGAACTTGCCCATGAGTATGGCATAAAGCTCATCTGTACTAACGATGTGCATTTCGTTGACCAGGAGAATGCCGAGGCTCATGACCACCTGCTCTGCCTCTCTACAGGTAAGGATCTCGACGACCCCACGCGAATGCTCTATTCCAAGCAGGAGTGGTTTAAGACAAAGGCTGAGATGAACGACATCTTCAGCGATGTGCCAGAGGCTCTTTCCAATACTCTTGAGATTCTTGACAAAGTCGAGATCTATTCTCTCGACCACGACCCCATCATGCCATTCTTCCCCATCCCGGAGTCGTTCGGTACAGAGGAAGAATGGCGTAAGAAGTTCACTGAAGCAGACCTCTACAAGGAGTTTACCACTGACGAGAACGGTGAGAACCAGCTTTCGCCAGAAGAGGGTGAGAAGAAGATAAAGAAGCTTGGTGGCTACGATAAAATCTATCGCATAAAGTTCGAGGCCGACTATCTGGCAAAACTGGCATATGAAGGCGCTCGCCACCGCTATGGTGAGGAGTTACCTAAGGAAGTTGATGATCGTGTGCGCTTCGAGCTCCATATCATGAAGACCATGGGTTTCCCAGGCTACTTCCTTATCGTGCAGGACTTTATTAATTCAGCCCGTGACGAGCTGGGAGTGATGGTAGGACCAGGTCGTGGCTCTGCAGCAGGAAGTGTGGTGGCTTATTGTCTCGGCATCACTAAGATAGACCCGTTGAAGTATGACCTGCTGTTCGAGCGCTTCTTGAATCCAGACCGTATCTCACTGCCTGATATCGATACCGACTTCGATGATGATGGTCGTGGTCGTGTGCTTAAGTGGGTTATGGATAAGTATGGTCACGAGAACTGTGCACACATCATCACTTATGCCTCGATGGCTACAAAGAACTCCATTAAGGACGTTGCTCGTGTTGAGAAACTTCCGTTGGCACAGTCTAATGCTCTCTGCAAGGCCATCCCTGACCGTCTGCCCGATGGATTGAAGATGAATCTTGCCAATGCCATAAAGTGTACGCCAGAGTTGAAAGATGCTGAGGCATCCAGTGATCCAGTTCTTGCCAATACCATCAAATATGCCAAGATGCTGGAAGGTACCGTTCGCGGTACGGGTATCCATGCCTGTGGCTTCATCATCTGTCGTGACCCTATCAGCGACTGGGTGCCAGTGAGCACTGCCGATGACCCCGACTTCAAGGACACAAAGACCAACTGTACGCAGTACGATGGTCATGTCATCGAGTCAACAGGTCTCATCAAGATGGACTTCCTCGGACTGAAGACCCTCTCCGAGTTGAAGGAGGCTTGTGCGAACATCAAGATAACGCGAGGCATTGACGTTGACCTCGATACAATTCCCATTGATGATCCTAAGACCTACGAGCTTTATCAGCAGGGACGCACCGTCGGCACGTTCCAGTTTGAGTCGGCAGGCATGCAGAAATACCTGCGTGAGCTTCATCCCACAGTGTTTGAAGACCTCATCGCCATGAACGCCCTCTATCGTCCAGGACCTATGGACTATATCCCATCGTTCATTGCACGAAAGAACGGACGTGAGGAGATAAAGTACGACATACCATGCATGGAGAAGTACCTCAAGGATACCTACGGCATCACCGTCTATCAGGAGCAGGTGATGCTTCTCTCCCGTCAGCTTGCTGACTTCACCCGTGGTGAGAGTGATGCTCTGCGTAAGGCTATGGGTAAGAAGAAGAAGGATATCGTTGACGCCATGAAACCGAAGTTCATTGAGGGTGGAAAGAAAAACGGTCACGACCCGAAGGTGCTCGATAAGATATGGGCTGACTGGGAGAAATTCGCTTCCTATGCGTTCAACAAGTCACATGCTGCCTGCTATTCATGGGTGGCATACCAGACAGCATATCTCAAGGCGAACTATCCGGCAGAGTATATGGCTGCCATCATGACACGTCGTCGCGACCAGATAACGGAGATAACCAAGTTGATGGATGAGTGCAAGCAGATGGGCATTGCCACGCTTGGACCTGATGTCAACGAGTCGTATCTTAAGTTTGGTGTTAACCACAAGGGTGAGATACGCTTCGGTCTTGCAGCCATCAAAGGCATGGGCGACTCTGTGGCTGAGGCTATCATTAAGGAGCGCGATGCTAATGGTCCGTTCACTTCGATATTCAATTTTGCTGAGCGCGTCAGCCAGAGCGTTAACCGCAAGGCCTATGAGTCGTTAGCACTCAGCGGCGGCTTTGACTCCTTTGGCATCCGTCGTGAAGCCTTCTTTGTGGAAGACTCCAAAGGACAGACGTTCCTCGATTCGCTCGTGCGTTATGGTCTGTTGTATATTCAGGCCAAGAATGAGGCTCAGAATTCTCTCTTCGGAGGCTTCGATAGCATAGAGATTGCCACGCCTCCTATCCCCAAGACCGATGAACGATGGAGCGACATAGAGCGCTTGAACAAGGAACGCGACCTTGTCGGCATCTATCTCTCTGCCCATCCGCTCGATGAGTATAAGATTGTGCTCGACAACCTCTGCAATGCCAAGTGTACCGATTTGGCAGACCGCTGTGCCTCCCTTACCGACCACGATGACGTGACGCTGGGTGGTATCGTTACCGGCATTCAGCAACGCTTCGGCAAGAACAATAAGCCTTGGGGCATCGTCACCCTCGAAGATTTCGATGGCTCAGGCGAGTTGGTGCTCTTTGGCGACGATTGGCTCAACCTCAACGGCAAGTTCATAGAGGGGGCTGCTGTCTATATCACGGGCAAAATGGCGTCGCGCTTTGCCTATAGCGACCAGAAGGAGCTTAAGGTCAGCAATGTCGAACTGCTCCAGACTGTTAAGGAGAAAGCCATTGATCGCATTACAATCTCTCTGAATACCGACTTGCTCGACGATAAGATTGTAACCGAGCTAAGTGAGCTCATCGATGAACATAAGGGAAAGACAAAGCTCTTCTTCCAGTTGCGTGACTCGTCAGGTAAGCACCATGTGCTGCTCCGCTCACAGACAAAGATGGTTGACGTGCGTCACTCTCTCATCGATTTCGTTGAGCGCACCGAGGCTCTTGACTATAAGATTAACTGA
- a CDS encoding sensor histidine kinase, whose protein sequence is MQWTDRIRQVKIILVLSAIVIAAMSLLVSHYLVRDLQVEERNKMEVWAEAMHAFNNADENTDLALVMSVIESNNTIPVIVMDSEGNVADWRNISISGDDTLSFVSDYGHRMKAAGNAVKIELEGTTDALYVCYDESTMLKRLTMWPYWQLGIVLIFAVIAVFALLSSKRAEQNKVWVGLSKETAHQLGTPISSLMAWVEILKENYPDDDLIPEMEQDVKRLERIAERFSKIGSLPEPVEASMNEVLDHVIAYMDKRTSQKVAIKGHYPSHDVIVKMNASLFEWVIENLCKNAVDAMEGGQGKIDLWLLEEDDKVAIEVADNGKGIKKKDVGNVFRPGFTTKKRGWGLGLSLAKRIVEEYHKGHIYVKQSEVGKGTTFRIELHAIKKGN, encoded by the coding sequence ATGCAGTGGACTGACCGCATAAGGCAGGTAAAAATCATTCTCGTATTGTCGGCGATTGTTATCGCCGCAATGTCGCTGCTCGTATCCCATTATCTGGTGCGCGACCTTCAGGTGGAGGAACGTAACAAGATGGAGGTGTGGGCTGAGGCTATGCATGCGTTCAACAATGCCGATGAGAACACAGATCTCGCACTTGTAATGAGTGTCATCGAGAGCAACAATACTATTCCTGTCATTGTGATGGACTCAGAAGGCAATGTTGCCGACTGGCGAAATATCAGCATCAGTGGCGACGACACTTTATCCTTCGTTTCAGACTATGGTCATCGAATGAAGGCTGCCGGCAATGCTGTTAAGATTGAACTTGAAGGAACCACCGATGCCCTTTACGTCTGCTATGACGAATCTACCATGCTGAAGCGCCTCACCATGTGGCCTTACTGGCAGCTTGGCATAGTCCTTATCTTCGCTGTCATTGCTGTCTTTGCCCTGCTTTCTTCTAAACGTGCTGAACAGAACAAGGTGTGGGTGGGTCTGTCCAAGGAGACTGCCCATCAGTTGGGTACACCTATATCGAGTCTCATGGCATGGGTAGAGATACTTAAGGAGAATTATCCCGACGATGACCTCATACCTGAGATGGAGCAGGATGTCAAGCGACTGGAGCGCATTGCTGAGCGTTTCTCAAAGATTGGATCGCTGCCTGAACCTGTAGAAGCCTCCATGAACGAGGTCCTCGACCATGTTATTGCCTATATGGACAAGCGCACATCGCAGAAGGTAGCCATCAAGGGTCATTATCCCAGCCATGATGTCATTGTCAAGATGAATGCCTCGCTTTTCGAGTGGGTCATAGAGAATCTCTGTAAGAACGCTGTTGATGCTATGGAGGGAGGACAGGGAAAGATTGACCTGTGGCTTCTTGAGGAGGATGACAAGGTGGCCATCGAGGTGGCCGACAATGGCAAGGGTATAAAGAAAAAAGATGTTGGCAATGTGTTCCGTCCTGGATTCACCACGAAGAAAAGAGGGTGGGGATTGGGACTGTCACTTGCAAAGCGCATTGTTGAAGAATATCATAAGGGACACATCTATGTGAAGCAGTCGGAGGTAGGCAAAGGCACCACGTTCCGCATAGAGCTTCACGCAATAAAGAAAGGAAACTAA